DNA from Herpetosiphonaceae bacterium:
CGGGCGCCGACCGCGACCAGCGGCGCGGGTCGGCTGCCGACATCCTGAACTGGTCCGGCCGGGCCGCACCAGGCACGCATCCGGCAAATCTGGCCAAGGACCGATACCATGCTAGTGCACTGACACAATCACAGGATTCCCAGCGGTCAGCGGATGTGCGATGCTGGGTGCATGGCTCAGATCGTCTGTCCGTTGGTCTCGGGTGAGGATCGCGCGCGTTTGGAGGCGATCGTCGCCGATCGCAACCGTGCCCAAAAGCACGTGCTGCGGGCGCGGATCATCCTCGCATCGGCCGAGCGGTTGCCGGTCGCGGCGGTGGCCAAGCAGGCCGCGGTCGGCCGGCCGGCGGTGTGGCGCTGGCAGCGGCGCTTTGCTGAAGTCGGGGTCGACGGGCTGCTGCGCGATGCGACCCGCAAGCCTGGCAAGGCACCCCTGGGCGAAGCGGTGGTGCGCCGCGTGGTGACGCTGACCTGCGCCGAGCCGCCGGGTGCGGCGACCCACTGGACCGGCCGCGCGCTGGCCAGACACGCAGGGATCTCCTTGCGTTCGGTGCAGCGCATCTGGGCCGCGCACGACCTGCAGCCGCACCGCATGCGCACCTTTAAGCGCTCGACCGATCCCGACTTCGCCGCCAAGCTCGAAGCGATCGTGGGGCTGTACCTCGATCCGCCGGCGCACAGCCTGGTGCTGTCGCTCGACGAGAAGAGCCAGATCCAGGCGCTCGACCGCACCCAGCCGGGCCTGCCGCTCAAGCCCGGCAAAGCGGGCACCATGACCCACGATTACAAGCGCCACGGCACCACCACCCTGTTCGCCGCCCTCAACGTGCTCGACGGCACGGTCGTCGGCCGTTGCATGGCGCGCCACCGGCACCAGGAGTTCCTCCGCTTCCTGAACGCGATCGAACGGCAGGTACCGGCGGGC
Protein-coding regions in this window:
- a CDS encoding IS630 family transposase, which encodes MAQIVCPLVSGEDRARLEAIVADRNRAQKHVLRARIILASAERLPVAAVAKQAAVGRPAVWRWQRRFAEVGVDGLLRDATRKPGKAPLGEAVVRRVVTLTCAEPPGAATHWTGRALARHAGISLRSVQRIWAAHDLQPHRMRTFKRSTDPDFAAKLEAIVGLYLDPPAHSLVLSLDEKSQIQALDRTQPGLPLKPGKAGTMTHDYKRHGTTTLFAALNVLDGTVVGRCMARHRHQEFLRFLNAIERQVPAGKVIHVILDNYAAHKHPKVLAWLTRHPRWTFHFTPTSGSWLNAVETFFSALTRRRLKRGVFRSIVELQTAINRYLAEHNGDPQPFVWTKRADQILAKVNRLNASVH